The stretch of DNA TATGTCTTCCAAAGTGTACGCATCTTCGATGGTGTGTAGACCTGATGGGTCACATCTCAACTTCAATTTGACTGGGACGGACTCTTGACCTTCAGGCAATTGAACACCAGTAATCTTCCATTCAGCGATAGTTTCCTTGGTGCCCTCTGGCAGCTCAGTAAGGTTGGTGTACTTAGCCGACATGGCAAAGTCGCCTGTTCTGTATAGGGTGATCATCTTGGTGGATGGGTAGCCGGAGTTAGCTGGGAAGACCTCCAAGTGGTCCTCGTCCTCGGCTTGCTTGTCCCAGAAGTAGGAGACGGAGTATGGGTGGATGTCTTCGAACTTGAATGGTCTGACTCTCAAAGTTGGGGAGTGGATGGCACAGATGAAGGCGGCACCCTTGGCAATGGCCTCGTCCTGGTTCAAAGTGGTGGACAATGGCTTCCCGAATGCGTCAGAAATGGACTGCTTCAAAGTTGGGATACGAGTGGTACCACCAATTATTTCGATGAAGTCCACATCGTCGACGGATAACTTGGCCTGGGCCAACGCCTTGGTGACTGGTTCAGTGACACGCTCCAACAGTGGCTTGACCAATTCCTCCAATTCTTCACGGGTCATCTGCGAGGAGCAGTCGACGTCGTTCATGACGGATTCGATGGAGATTGGCGCGGCGGTGTTGGCGgacaacactttcttcaatttttcagcgGCAAGCAAAACTCTGTTGTACGCCTTGGCGTTCTCTCTGATGTCGATCTTGTACTTGCTCTTGAACTCGTCTGCGAAATGTTCGGTGATGGCACGGTCAAAGTCTCTACCACCGAAATGCTTGTCGTAAGCGGTGCCCAGCACCTTCAACTCacccttcttgaaggacatgATCGAGCAAGTGTACGTGGAGTGACCAATGTCGACGAAAGCGACAATTCTTGGCTTCTCCTCGCCCTCTGGCAAGTCAGTCTTGAAAATACCGTAGGAGACACCTGCGGCAGTAACGTCGTTAACGATTCTGACTGGGTTCAAACCGGCGATTCTGGACGCATCGGCAATCGTGTAACGTTGTTCCTCGGTGTACCACACTGGGACGGCAACACAGACATCGGTGACGGTAGACTTGGTCTCCTCAATGACGGTGTGCTTGACCTTGTCGATGTACATGGCAGCAAGCTGCGTGGCAGAAAAAGTCTGCTGTTCACCAGCCAACTTCACTTGGGCACCAACTTTCCCGTCATCCAACTTCACAAGCTTTGATGAGATGTACTTGGCCTCAGTGGGGAAATCTTTGTCGTCAAAATCCAGACCAACAattctcttcaagttgtcaacagtgttcttgatgttgGAAGTTTGCTTACTCTTACCGGTTTCACCCAAAAATCTGTTCTTTTGGCCAAACCCAACGACAGAGGGAGTCGAACGGTTGGAAACCTCGTTGACCACAATGTCAATACCTCTGTTCTTGGCAACGGCCAAGACAGAGTTGTTGTTACCTAGATCTAAACCAAATGGAGTACTCATTGTATCTTAGGAcgtgtgtctgtgtgtgtgtatccTATTTCAATAGAAATAACCCAAATCTtaatggaaaaaaaagagagtgGAATCTAACCGAGGCGATGCGTAATATTTATATACTATTCAACAACGTCACGAAAATAACGAATGGGAAAACAATTGCCGTACCTCCACAAACTCTAACACCTCAGTATAACTTCGCCCACTTCCACTAACGTTCTTATAccaaaaggaaaacgagaagaacaaaaaagaacaaaaaaaaaattttcaccGCCGTCGAAAGTGACGCATTTCTCGAGCAAAAACCAAAACCCACACTTTATTTCCCCTTGCGGTAATTTGACAGGCACGCGCACCGATATGAGCACTCTGCTCTGGAAGCTTCTAGAAGGACGATTCCTCGAGGATCATCGCGAGGGTCTGCCAACCGGGGGACGACAGGAGCTCGAAGAgatgctgttgctgttgctcaGTGCCCTGGTCGTGTTCAGGACTGGCCCCCGAGGCCGCCGCCTGGATGAGAAGCGACCACTCTTCATGGGAGAGGATCTGTAGCGAGTGGATGTAGAGAAGCACGTGGAAGTTGGACAGTTTCTTGCGCAGCAAGTTGTAGTCCCCCGCGGTTGTAGCCGCCTCGAGGTACTTCTTGAGTTCTTGGTAGTCCTGCGAGTGGCCCATGATCTGTCTGTTTGCCCAGGGGAAGCCCATTGTCGTGGCGAATTTGCCCGCGGTTGCTccagcggcagcagcagcggcgGAGTCCTTGGGGAACCCGTGCGTTAGCGAGACAATTAGGTAGTCCACGGGGAACGCCGGCTTGGCGTTTTCCTTGACCGTGAGTCCGTactcgttcttcttcatgtAGAAAAGCTCCGGCACGTACCGTTCGTCCGTCGTCTCGTTGATGTACGCCATCGATGGGTGCGTCGAGCCGCTGATCATCTGTGCGTCGACAAGTGCCTCCGCGTCAATGGACACCTGGTAGCTTGCGATATCGATCTCGCCCTCGAGGTTCCCCGATACGACGCACGTCACAAATTTGGACGAGAACGTGCCCCGCTCGCTGAACTTGCATGCGTTGGCGTGCGCCATCTGGTGCCGTGCGGCCATAATCGTTTCAAAGGAGGTCAAGAAGTACGAGTCCTTGTGCCGCTTGCAGAACACGGACCCGTCCCCTTGTCCAGCATCCGTGAGGTCTGTGAATATGAACCCGACGCGGAATAGACCCATCTGAAATGCGAGCGCGTCCACGGCGTCCATCTCTTTGGTAACTTGGTCCATGTCCATCGTGAGCCCATCTTGCTCGTCGTGTTGTGGCGGCTCGTAGATCGCCTCCACGACGGCTTTAATCCCCAAGGGCGTCGAGTCGTACCTGCTGTACGTCCCGTACATGTATGCGAACCGCTGCATCCCAGTGGACCGCCAGGACTCGATGAACTGGTTGACGAGCTCGCTGTTCTGGAACTCGAC from Huiozyma naganishii CBS 8797 chromosome 1, complete genome encodes:
- the SSE2 gene encoding adenyl-nucleotide exchange factor SSE2 (similar to Saccharomyces cerevisiae SSE2 (YBR169C) and SSE1 (YPL106C); ancestral locus Anc_8.590), yielding MSTPFGLDLGNNNSVLAVAKNRGIDIVVNEVSNRSTPSVVGFGQKNRFLGETGKSKQTSNIKNTVDNLKRIVGLDFDDKDFPTEAKYISSKLVKLDDGKVGAQVKLAGEQQTFSATQLAAMYIDKVKHTVIEETKSTVTDVCVAVPVWYTEEQRYTIADASRIAGLNPVRIVNDVTAAGVSYGIFKTDLPEGEEKPRIVAFVDIGHSTYTCSIMSFKKGELKVLGTAYDKHFGGRDFDRAITEHFADEFKSKYKIDIRENAKAYNRVLLAAEKLKKVLSANTAAPISIESVMNDVDCSSQMTREELEELVKPLLERVTEPVTKALAQAKLSVDDVDFIEIIGGTTRIPTLKQSISDAFGKPLSTTLNQDEAIAKGAAFICAIHSPTLRVRPFKFEDIHPYSVSYFWDKQAEDEDHLEVFPANSGYPSTKMITLYRTGDFAMSAKYTNLTELPEGTKETIAEWKITGVQLPEGQESVPVKLKLRCDPSGLHTIEDAYTLEDIVVKEEIPLPEDAAEDAEPEYKEVTKTVKKDSLEITAHTFALSDKDLNVLIEKENEMTAQDKLVAETEDRKNALEEYIYTLRGKLDEEYADFASDAEKTKLKDMLAKTEEWLYDDGFDSIKAKYIAKYEELAALGNLVKGRYQAKEEEKRQALRSKNEASQMADLSAKLAEQRKAEANTKKDAEGDVDLD
- the NPL4 gene encoding nuclear protein localization protein 4 (similar to Saccharomyces cerevisiae NPL4 (YBR170C); ancestral locus Anc_8.589), with product MLVRFRSKDGMQRVRCEEGEPFQLVVERWMANVSGPVDLKTVCVGREASGRGEPLETLVGKSVRDMGLQQGDIVYVNYETAGAGGSAAESMQGLNLGGSAPGQQPATGSVKIMGGSGGGGKVPQRVVELPVDESLEREDGLIIRSRSGLCKHGERGMCEYCSPLPPWDRGYHEEHSIKHISFHSYLKKLNENTNKGTGGSYVAPLSQPDFKIDKNCKNGHEPWPRGICSKCQPSAITLQTQEFRMVDHVEFQNSELVNQFIESWRSTGMQRFAYMYGTYSRYDSTPLGIKAVVEAIYEPPQHDEQDGLTMDMDQVTKEMDAVDALAFQMGLFRVGFIFTDLTDAGQGDGSVFCKRHKDSYFLTSFETIMAARHQMAHANACKFSERGTFSSKFVTCVVSGNLEGEIDIASYQVSIDAEALVDAQMISGSTHPSMAYINETTDERYVPELFYMKKNEYGLTVKENAKPAFPVDYLIVSLTHGFPKDSAAAAAAGATAGKFATTMGFPWANRQIMGHSQDYQELKKYLEAATTAGDYNLLRKKLSNFHVLLYIHSLQILSHEEWSLLIQAAASGASPEHDQGTEQQQQHLFELLSSPGWQTLAMILEESSF